TCCCGAGCATGCGGGAGCAACGATGCTGGACATCGAACGTGGTCGTGCCCAGGGCATCCTGGAAGCTCCGTGGCAAACGGATACCTGTATCGGTGACTGGCACTACAAACGCTCGCTCTTTGAAAAGCACGAGTACAAGACTCCGGACTGGGTGGCCAAGTCGCTGGTCGACATCGTCAGTAAGAATGGCAACCTCATGCTGAATATTCCTGTCCGCGGAGACGGCAGTATCGATGAGGACGAGCACAAGTTCCTTGCGGAGTTCGGTCGCTGGATGTCAGTGCACGGAGAGGCCATCTACGGTACCCGTCCCTTCAAGATCTATGGCGAAGGCGCACCGGATGTGAGCGGATCGCATAATTTCAACGAGTCCAAAGCAAGAGCCTTCGACTCCAGCGACATCCGTTTCACCGCTAAAGGCGATGTGCTGTATGCGTTCGTCCTGGGATGGCCGGCAGATGGCAAGGTGAGCATTAAATCGCTCGCTGCAAACAATGCGATGTATCCCCGCAAGATCGGTTCTGTCGAGATGCTGGGGGGACATGGTCGCCTCGAGTTCCGTCAGGAAGCGGAGGCGCTGACGATCAAGCTTCCAGCAAAGCCGCAAGACCGTCTTGCCGTCTATGCCTTCCGCATCCGCGCTTGAACGCAGTGATCAGAAAACAGCAAGGGCAGAGCCGAGGCTCTGCCCTTGTGCATTGTGGAGGACTTTTAGAAATCGAGCCTCAGCGCCAGTTGTCCGGTTCGATTGCCGGAGTTCTCGGCCGTTTGTGTTGCGGTGATCTGTCCAAACGAATCAGGAGCAGACACATTCACAGCAGGCGGCGCGAAGTTGGGATGGTTGGGAAGGTTGGTGAAGGTCGCCTCAAAGCGCATCCGGAGCGACTCTCTGAGTGGAAACGTCTTCGACAGACCACCAGCGACCGCGGTCGTGCCAGGTCCTACCAGGCTGCCGACGGCACAGTTTCCAATGCGGCCGGCGCCCGGAATCGGATTGAATGCGTTGATATTGAAGTAGTTGGAGAGCGAACGGTTCGAGGGAATCGGATTCCCGATGCAGTCTGGCCGGAGTGCGGCTCCACGAAAGACCAGATTCAGATTCGCGGTGTCGTAGCTCGGGCTGGTGGTCGGCGTAAGGTATGGTCCTGTCTGCCACATGGAGACGGTGCTGATCTCCCATCCACCCAGCAACGCATCGCCGAAGGAGTTCATGTTGCTGAAGAATGTCCTCTTGCGGCCAAAGGGAAGCTGATAGATCGCGGAAGCGAGGAAACGGTTGCGGCGCGTGCCGACAACATTACCCCGATTAGCGCGCAGGTTGAACCGATCGGCCACAGGAACGCCATAGTTGACCTCAGGCGCAAAGACCGACGGAGCATCGCCCGCGGCGTTGCTCAGGTTTTTTGCCCAGGTGTGATTTACCTGTAAGAGCAGGCCATGGCTCATACGTTGGTTGAGCTCTGTCTGCAGCGCCTGGTAGTTCGCTCCGCCGGCATTTTCGCTGGAGAGGATGCGTGCCCAGTTCGGATAAGGCCGTTTGCTGTAGTCGTTCGGAGTGACGCTGGCGTGCTGCTGGTTCAGGTCGACGGTCTGTCCCATGCGATAGGAGTTCATGCCAACGTAGCTGACACGAAGCCCCATGGCGTCCGTGACCTGACGCTCGACGGTGAAGTTCCACTGCGCTGCCTGGGGATCGCGGAAGTGCAGATTGACGTTCTGATAGAAGTCGCCCGTGCCTGCTGCCTCCTGGGGAGTAAGAGGTGCATTCACATTCGGAAACTGGAAGGCGGGTTGCCCATTTGCTTGTTGGTTGGCTGTCGTCTGCACAACGCCTACGTTGATATTGGTGGTGTTGAACGAGAGTTGTCCGAGGCTTGTCATCGTAAAGATACCGAAGCCGGCACGCAGGACCGTCTTGCTATCGCCGAAGGGACGATAGGCGATGCCGAGACGAGGCTGGAAGTTCCCTTTGTAGAACTCCCGCAGACCATTGCCCACGCCCTTCTGGCTGGCCTTTTCGATTGGAGCGCAGGGGAGAGACGCGTTCACGCCTGGGCAGCCATTGATGGTGTACAGCATCTCCTGTCGCGCGGAACCGTCGTTAGGGAGAATGAAACCACCATTCGATGGATCGAATGCTCCGAGGTTATTGTTCTCGCTCACGAAGGGGGGCAATGCCTGCCAACGGAGACCGGCGCTGAAGGTGATGTAGCGCGTCATGTGCCATTCGTCCTGAGCATAGAGACCAGTCTCATAAGCATGCAGCTTAGTGTCAGGCCCGGAGCGGGCGACATAGCTCTTCGAGGGAAGTCCCAGCAGCAGATCGGAGAACGCGTTTCCGCTGAAGGTGGCCGCGTTGAAGGTGAAGGCGCCAAAGTCGTTCGAGCCACCGAAGCTCTCCAGGTCGGTATAGCGGACGCGACGGAAATCGACACCGAACTTCATGGTGTGGCTGCCCTTCACCCATGTGAGATTGTCGGCGAACTGTAGTGTTTGTGATCTCGTGGTTCCAGTCTTGTCGCGCCCGATCGGTGTGAAGTTTGTACCGTCACTGAAGTCGAAGGTCGGAAATGCATTGACGTTCGGCACATCGCTCAGGTTCAGGCCCTGAAGGCCGAGTTGCTGTACGGCGGATGCTCCGCTGATCGGGAAGTCGACGACCGCGGTGTAATACGTCAAACCGAAGCGGGCTTCGTTCAAGAGCGTGGGGCGGATGGTGTAGTTGTGCGAGAGGATCAGGTTACGATTCGATTCGCGGTGCACCTCGGTGGGAAGCAGATTGTTCGTCACCGTCGAGTCGACATTCTTCCAGCTCCAACGGCCGTAGAGCTGCTGCTTGTCAGAGAGTGTGCGGTCGATGCGGAGATCGTATCCATTAATGTTCGCGGGAGTAGGTGCCTGGAAACGGTAGTTGCCCGTCAGATTGGAACCATCGCCGGAGTTCGGAAGAGGCACATAGTTATTCAGCAGCGACTGCGAAACCGCACTGAGCCGGTTAGACGGAACCTGATTATTGGCGAACGCTTGTCCAGTTGCGGGATCGACGGCCGCTGGACCGGGAACGTTATTCAGATTGCCCGACCGCATCGCGGCTGTAGGAACGCTGAGCACGAGGGGCGTTGTGAAACGGCGACGGTTGCCTTCGTAATCCGCAAAGAAGAATGTCTTGTCGGTGCCAGGCTTTACATGGGGAAGGCGGAGCGGTCCGCTGAAGCTGCCGCCGAAGGTGTTGTAAGCCTTGTGCGCCTTGCTGTCGAATCCCCATGTCTTCGCATCGAAGGCGCTGTTCTGCAGGTATTCGAACGCACTGCCATGGAAACGGTTCGCTCCGGATTTGGTAATGATGGTGACGTCGGCCATCTGCGAGAACTCGGCATTGTTATTGAACTGGGTCACCTTCATCTCGCTGATGAGCTCTGAGGAAGGATTCATGTTGTTCAATGCGCCATTCTGGCGAATGTTCACCGTTGATGTTCCATCAACCGAGTACTGAATCTGGGCGGAGGTTCCGCCGCCAATAGAAACATTGCCGCTGCTGTCCTGCTGGACACCGGGGACGGCGACGAGGGCCGCCAGCGGGCTGTCATTCCCGCCACGATAGTTCATGGGGAGCTGGACTACCTGGTTAAATTTCTTGGTATCGCCGATCGTGCCGCTTTCTGTGTTGACTGTTGTGGCGTCGGCTTCGACGGATACAGTCTGTTGCGCGTTATCGACCTGCAGCTTCACATCGACTCGCAACTGCTGACGCGCATCGAGGGTGATGTTCGTGATGGTGGTTGCGGCGAAGCCATCCGAGCTGGCAGTGACGGCATAAGTTCCGGGATTCAGATTGAGCACCTGAAACTCGCCCCCTGCGTCCGCTGTCGTATCGCGAGTGGAGTTGTCGTTCAGATTTTTGACATGCACAATCGCTCCCGGTAACACAGCTCCGGTGGAATCCTGCACTGAGCCGATGAGGCTACCGAATGTTGATTGGGCGTGTGTCGGCGCGACAACAAGCAGGCCTGCCAGCAGGAGTGCAGTGAGCGCACGGGCCAGCCGACCGAATAGGTTACGACCCCCAAAAGTGTTCATTATTTTCTCCTGACCATTTGTCCCGGTCAGGACGATTGAAGCTTCGTTTTCATCAGGGAGGCATAAAGCTTCCGTTGTTACCAACGCGAAAGGCTTAACCTTTACGCATTTCTTATGTATTTCTGGCTAGTCTCTGAGGTGAAGGGTCCATGTGAAGGCGCTTCGATCGAGATCGGTGCTGTGGACTGCGGCTACTTGCGGCGCGGTTGGATTGTTCGGTTTCGTCTTTGGCGATCGGCTCCAGCTTGCGTTCGCCTGCGTGATCTATCTGTTGCTGACGATCATCGTGGCCTGGCAGGCAAGGTTCCGAGCCGCGGTGGTTACGGCTGTGTACGCAACGTTATGTCTCGACTATTTCTTTACCGAGCCGAAGAGAACGCTTCGACTCGTCTCGATTGCGGATTTCGCATCAGTGACTGCATTTGCTTCAGTAGCGCTGCTCGTGAGCCATCTCTCAAATCGAGTTCGGCAACAGGCAGAAGATCTGGTGCTGCAACGGGAGAGACAGCGAGCGTTGCACGAACTATCCGCGGCCGCTCTTCTTCTGGACTGGCGTGAAGCTTATGGCGAGCATCTGGCATGGTTGGTGGAGCGGACCCTCAATACAGAAGGTGTATCGATCTGGACCGCGCGTGAAGAGCGGACGTGGGTGGCGGGGAATATCGATATTCCTGCAGACTCGCTACGCGCTACGTTTATGGCTGGAAAGGAATATGACCTTACGCGGAATGGAGTTGCGATCCGCCTGCTCAAATCGGGGACGCGGAATATCGGAGTTCTCTGCATCAGGTCGCAACAGGTAGATGCCCTCACCGTGGACTCGGTAGCGTCGATCATCTCGTCTTCACTGGAACGTGTACGGGCACTTAGGAGCGAGGTAACCGCTCAATCAGAGCGCTTGTCGGAGCAGCTTCGTACCTCCGTGCTCGATGGCCTGGCCCATGCGTTTAAAACGCCCTTGACGACGATCTCCGTTGCAAGCGCGGGATTGGCTGAAGTGGCAAACCTTCCTGAGGAGCAGCGCGGCGAACTACTGGCGCTGATCCGCAAGGAAGCTGATCGTCTGAACCTGATCACCGAACAGGTTCTGCGAACGGCGCGCCTGGAGTGGGATAAAGTGCTGACGCTCACCTGCGTGAATCTCGGGGTCCTTCTGGAAGAGACGATCTCTGTCCTTGGAGAGCAGGCAGCCGGCAAGATAGAGGTCGTTCAGCAAACGCCACGCATGACGATCGAAGCTGATCGGGCGGTTCTCAAAATTGCGTTCGAGCAGATCCTTGAAAATGCCCTGAAGTATGGAGATCCGGGAGCGCGTGTGACCGTATCAATCGCAGTCCGGGAAAGCGCGGCGATGATCTCGATTCATAACCACGGCTCTTATATCTCGCCGGAGGAACAGCAGCTCGTCTTTACGAAGTTCTATCGCAGTCCGACCGTAGTACATCGCGCCAGCGGAACAGGGATCGGCCTCTCGGTGGCGCAGCACGCGGTGGTAGCCCATGGCGGGACGATCACGATCAAGAGCGATGAAGGCGAAGGCACGACCTTTGTCATCACATTGCCGATCCAGGAAGGGGAAGGAGAATCATGAAGAGATCCATCATGATTGTGGAGGATGATGAATCGTTACGGCTGAGTCTGTCGAAGACTCTTGCGGCGATGGGGCTGGAAGTGATCCAGGCTTCGAGCGGAGAACAGGCTCTTGAGTCCCTCAGCGATCATCCGCATGCGTGTGACGTCGTTCTTCTGGATCTGAATATGCCAGGGCTGGGGGGAGTTGCAACGTGCCGTCGGATACGTGAGTCATATCCCTTGCTCGGCATCATCGTCTTGACGGTGCGTGACCGTGAAGACGATAAGATCATCGCTCTCGATGCAGGAGCGGATGATTATGTGACAAAGCCGTTTCCCCTGGGAGAGCTCTTTGCGCGCATCCGCGCCGCATTTCGCCGGGCCAAGCTGATTGAGACAGACCGCGAGGCTCCCATCGAGAGCGCAGAGATACTGATCGATCCGGCACAGCATCGTGTCGTGAAGCGTGGAGAACCTGTCCACCTCACACCCAAGGAGTTCGATCTTCTCCATCTGTTGATGCGTCACCTGGGGCGTCCGCTTTCGCATCATCTCCTGCTTACGTCCGTCTGGGGGCCGGAATATGGCAACGAGCGAGAGTATCTGCGCACCTACATAAACCAGCTTCGCCGGAAGATCGAAGATGAGCCGGCCCGGCCAAGGTATATCTTGACCGAAAATTACATCGGCTACCGCTTTAACGATCTTGCCGGCTGACTCTTTATGCCTTCTTCATCGCTTTCTTTAGAAGCTGATCGAAGGAGATTTATATGTTCGTCCGGTTACCAGTCCTGACTGTTTTAGCGTGTGTACTTCTTGCAGGGAGTGGAGGGAATGCGCAGCAGGTGGAGCACCTGTCACCCCGGGAGGCTAAGCTCCTGGCACAGACCGCACATACGAGCGTGGATTTTGAAAAGCTGGCGGACTACTTCCACGCACAATCGCTCCGTTTCCAGAAGCGTGCCGCTGACGAGGAAATTATTATGCGCCGAGAGGCGGAACATATGTCCGGAACAAAGTATCCGTCCAGCTACGAGACGGCGCATCGCCTCCACGATTACTACCGGCAACGCGCCCAGGATGCAGCCGCGAACGCCGCCGCATACGAACGCAGGAGCCAGGCTTCGGGGGCGGCTACCGCATCACGGTAGGTGGCGGCTGTGCTGATGCTTGTTGCGGCGAAAACGAGGTTCTCTGCATACGTTTGTGCATATCTCGGTTAGGATGAAGGCAATTCTTTCCTTATCCGGGGCTGGTGCATGGCGATCCGTCTTCAAGACATCGCAGACGATCTGAAATTGTCGAAGATGACGATCTCAAAGGTCCTTCGGGGCCAGACAGACGTCAGCGAAGAGACCAAGGCGCGTGTTCTAAAGCGCGTGCAGGAGCTCAACTACCGGCCTAATATCTCGGCGCGCGGTCTGAGGACCGGCCAGACCTTTACTATTGGCCTGGCGCTTCCTTCGCTGCAGGACTCCACCTCGGCACAGATAGTCGCTGGCGTGAACGAGGGGGTACGTCCGCACGGCTATAGTGTCGTGATTACGTCAGCGGATGGCGATGCGGAACGGGAAGAGCGCGAGGTCGAGCTGCATCTTTCCAGGCAGGTTGATGCACTGCTGCTCTGCCTGCGGGGTGATGCTTCCGATTTGCCCCAGGTGCTGGAAACGACAACCGTCCCCGTTGTATTGATCGGATATCCGCCTGCGCGCTTCAACGGGATCAGCGTTGCGATCCGGGAGACTGAAGTTGGGCAGATCGCCGTACAGCACCTGCTGGAGCACCGATGTCGGCGGATCGCCTATCTGCGCGGACCGCGTACTCCCATTGGGGATATGCGGTTCACCGGCTTCCTGGAAGAGATGCGAAGTGCGGAACTTGCCGTGAAACAGGAGTGGATCCTGGAGCCCCAGCCGGGAGAGACCGGCTATCGCAGCGGTTATGACGCCATGCAACGACTCATGGCAGCAAAAACGATTCCGGATGGGGTAATGACTTACAACGACCTGCAGGCGATCGGTGTAAGAGATGCTGCCTTGGAGGCCGGTCTGGAGGTTCCACGGCAGCTACGCATCCTGGGCTGCGGCAATACGCTGCCTCTCTGCGAAACGGGACTTACTCTCTCAAGCATCGATCTTGCTTACCGCGAGCTTGGAAAACGGGCGGCCAAGATTGCCCTGCGCGGCATTGGGGAAAAGGGAAATGGAACGGCGCAGCGCTCGGTCTCTCTTTCTCCGCGCATCGTGCCAAGAAGCTCCACGGGCGAGTGGGTTCCGACGGAAAGGAAAAAGACGAAATGAGCAATACCAGCAGAAAGACGCGCACTGGCGCTGCCAAGAAGTTCGACCTGGTGATCTTTGGCGAGTTCTTTTCCGACATGATCTTCTACCAGTTGCGTAACCAGCCGCGTTTTGGCGAAGAGGTAAAGACCGATAGCTTCCTCATTGCTCCAGGCGGCGGTTTAGCCCGCGCAGCAATTGCCGCCAGCAGGCTCGGCTCTGCCACCGGAATCGTGACTCGCGTTGGAACCGACGCTGCAAGTCTGCCCACATGGAATGCTCTGATGGCGGAAGGACTGGATGTCAGCGCCTGTGAGATTAACAAAGACTATGCCACGGCGTTGACGGTTTCGATGGCCTACCGTTCCAACCGGATGATGGTGACGCATGATCCGATCAATCAGCGGCTGGAAGATCTGCTCTCCAGTTCCGCGGTACAGCAGAAGCTGCATCGCGCGCGGCATGTACACTTCGCCTGCGCGCTACGTCGTCCGAAGCAATGGATCCCGGTGTTGAAGCAGCTGCGAGAAGCCGGCATTACAGTATCCGCCGACTTCGGCTGGAATCCCGATCTGTCGCCCTCGCAAATCCACTCCATCGTGCGTCACTGCGAATTCATCTTTCCCAACGAGAACGAAGCAAAGGCTATTACTGGGGCAGGTGATGCGGTGCGGGCCTTGGAGAAGCTGCAGGAGTGGGTCCGGGTGCCTGTCATCAAACTCGGCCGCCGCGGCGCCATGCTGATGGCCGATGGCAAGATCTATCGGGAACCGGCATTGCCTATCGCAGTGGTGGATGCAACCGGTGCTGGGGATGCATTCGACGGTGGTTTCCTGCATGCCTTTCTTCACGGATCGGACTGGGCCGATTGCCTGCGGGCGGGAAATATCTGCGGAAGCCTGTCGTCGGCCTATCCTGGCGGCTCGCACGGTTTGCCCGATCCGAAGGAGTTTCGCCACTATATGGCGCAGGGGAGCGGCCGTTCGGGGCGAGTAAGAGCGCGAAGCCGATAAAAAATCCATAAAAATTTGTTGACAGGGAAAGTTTGGCGGCTTTACGTTACCGATAACGATACCGATATCGGAACGCCGGGAGCCTGGTTCCGTCACCCTTGTTGCAGGGGCTGCTTCCGGTTAATCCGCTCCTTAGGAGGCAGTCGATGAGCTCGTTTGTCACTGTGGTCCCCGCATTCTCCAACATCTTTTCCCGGACGGTCCTGATTCGCCTCCTTCTCCCTCTGTGTCTTCTTCTCGGAGCCGTCCACGCACATGCTCAGCTCGACAATGGATCGATTACCGGTACGGTGCGCGACGCCAGCGGCGCGGTGATCCCCAGCGCTTCCGTGACCATCCGTAACATAGCCACCGGCGTCACCACGACGCTGATAACCAACCAGGATGGCGTGTACCAGGCGCTCGCCCTCATTCCTGGAACATATGAAGTTGAGGTTGCGTCCCCCGGCTTCGGTAACTCGAAGCAGACCGGAATCGACGTACACGTCAAGACACGTGCGCAGGTCGATTTTGAGCTGAAGGCAGGCAGCCAGAACGATACGGTGGAGGTCAGCGCCGAGGTTCTTGGCCTGCAGACGCAGTCTGCTGATGTAGGTAACGTGGTCAGCACAACCCAGATCAACGATCTTCCGCTAAACGCCCGCCGTTATGCGGACCTGGCGCTGCTGGAACCAGGCATCTTCAAGAATCCGGCAGTGGCGAATAGTGCGCCAGACCGCTTCAGCTCCAATGGCAACCTGGAAACCCAGAACTACTTTGCCCTGGATGGCGTGGACAACAACTCCGGATCGACCAATCTGCAGGAGGGCTCGGTGCAGAACGTGCAGCCTCCGCCGGATGCGATCCAGGAGTTCCGTCTGCAGACACGTACCTACTCGGTGGAGTTCGGCACTTCTGCCGGAGCGGTGGTGAATGCCTCCACCAAGAGCGGTACCAACGCCTTCCACGGCAGTGCATGGGAATATGCTCGCAACAGCGTCTTCGACGCCAATAGCTGGGCCAACAATCATGCAACACCCAAGGTTGCGAAGGGTAATTTCAGCCAGAATCAGTTCGGTGGAACCATCGGTGGCCCGATTCGTCACGACCGCCTGTTCTTCTTCGGCGACTACCAAGGGCTGCGCAGCACGCAACAGACGACAGTTTTGTCGGTTGTTCCCTCGGCAGCAATGAAATCGGGTGATTTGAGTGAGGTTGCGGCTTACAATCCGACGGGCACCCTTCCGGGACAAATAGGTTGCATCGTTCTTAAAGTGGTCAATCCGAATTGCATTGATCCTGTAGCACGACGCGTTCTTGCGTTACTTCCCGATCCGAATAACATCCAGAGCCTGAATAACAGATGGGACGGTTCGAGCAACTACAGGTTTAGCTATCAGCTTCCCCAGCAGGTGAACTCGTTCGACACGCGCATTGATCAGAAGATCAGCGAGCGTCACTCGATCTTTGGCCGCTACAGTTTTTTGGACCAGCACCGCCAGGATCCGCCGTGGACGTCAAACCCGACGGTCGGCAATGGCGGGTTCGCAACCGACTACAAGATCCGCAATCAGGGGCTTGCACTGGGATGGACGACAGTCTTCTCGTCCTCTGCTGTAAATCAGGCGCGTTTTGGGTGGAGCCGCGACAGTGCGCATAGCGATCCCATTGGACTCACCTTGGGAGCATCGGCTGCAGGCGATGTCGGGCTCTCAGGCGTTCCAGTTTCTTCCTACGCCGCTGGCCTGCCGCCCATGAGTATCTCCGGCGGTTTTCGAAGGATTGGCGTGGATCTGTACCGTCCACAGTTTCAGGCAGCGCAGGTGTATCAGTTCCTGGATACCTTCACCAAGTTGAAGGGGAATCACAGCCTGATGTTTGGCTATGAGTATCACCGCAACACGTCGACCTTCCTCGATCTGCAGGCTCCGCAGGGCTATATGGGTTTCTCTGGTCTGTTTACCAATAGCAATGGATTTGGTTTTGCGGACTTCCTGTTGGGCAATGTGAATCAGACCATCTACAACAGCGCACTGGTCGTCCATAACTTCTTGTATGGCAACTCCTTTTTCGGGCAGGACACCTGGCGTGCAACGCGGAACCTGACCATTACGTATGGAACCCGCTATGAGTTGTATTCGCCGATGCTGAACCGGACCAATCAGCTCTCGAACTTCAACACTGCTAATGGCGGATCACTGGCGGTGGCGAGTAGTGGCGGATGGGCGCAGCGAGCCCTCATCAATCCGGACAAGAACAACTTTGCTCCGCGCGTCGGCTTCAGCTACCAGGCGACCGATAAGATCGTTCTGCGTGGCGGATACGGTGTCTTCTACCAGTACATCAACCGTATCGGCTCTGAGTCGCAGTTAGCTCAAAACCAACCGTTCCTGAAGTTCGTGAACGACTCCCGCACAATCTCCGGAAGCTCGCCGGTCTTCTTCCTGCGGAACGGCTTCCCGGGAGCGACGTATGCCAATGCGACAACGCCGCTCTACATCCAGAAGACAAACTGGCAGGACCCAAATCAGCGCACCAGCTATGTCCAACAGATGAGTTTTGGACCGCAGATTCAGTTGCCCAGCAATATGGTGCTGGAGACCATATGGGTAGGGAACTTCGGACACAAGATGAACCGCCTGCGGAACGCCAACCAGGGGCTGATTACGGGCTATACGGGCTCAACTCCGAACGTGGTCTTTCCCTATGCCAACCTGAACTCCGGCACTCTGCATGCCTTCCTCGAGCAGGCGACCAACGACGGCAACACCAATTATCACGGTCTTGTCGCCAGCCTGCGGCGGCCCATGAAGAATGGTCTGGCGTACCAGTTCAGCTATACCTGGGCGCATGCCTTCAGCGACTATGCGGATAACCTTACTGCCGGTTCCACACCGCAGAACGCTTATGACTATGCGCATGAGTACTCGCAGTCGCCCTTCGACCAGCGTCATCGCTTTGTGGCGAACGCGCAGTGGAAGCTGCCGATCGGACGTAATGGCCTAGTGCTGAACAATGGCTCGACGGCATCCAAGCTGGTCGGTGGCTGGCAGCTCAATGCCATCGTTACGATGGAGGCGGGAAACCCCTTCAACGTGACAGCCACTGACTTTACGCAGACCGGGTCAAATCATGCGATGTATGCTAACTGCCTTTCCGATGGTTTTGCAGGAGCCTCGCGTGACCGCATGGCGATTACAAATGCTGCTGTATTGACAACTAATGGACGCTATTTGAATCCGGCTGCTTTCGCGCAGCCGGCAAACGGGACCTTCGGCACTTGCCGTCCGCGGCCGTATGCGGGGCCTGGGCGTCATAACGAAGATTTGAGCCTCTTCAAGCAATTTGAATTTACAGATGCGCGCAAACTGGAGCTGCGTTTTGAGTTCTTCAACGCATTCAACCATCCAAACCTGGCCGCCCCAGGGACCAGCGTAGCGACCCCGAATACGTTTGGAAAAATCAGCAGTGTGGTGAACAACGCACGCCAGGTACAGATGGCCGCCAAGTTCTACTTCTGATCTTGTGTGAATAGGAGCGGCCGGACCGCGGTCCGGCCGCAAGGAGATGAAAGGTCGTTATGCCGTTTGTCAGAAAGTTCACTGTATTGGCGCTGACTCCCGTGTTGTTTGCGGGACCTATCTCCGCCGCACATGCCTTTCAGGCGCGCCCGCAGGTCGATGCACGGCCGATCGCAGCGGATGAGGGGGCCGCCGCGTTGTGGCAGTCGTTGAAGCGCCTGCAGACCCGCGCCAGCCTGATGATGATTGTGGCGCATCCGGACGACGAGGATGGAGCGACCCTGGCCTACCATAGCCGCGGTGTTGGCGCGCGCGTGGCCTTGCTCACACTGGACCGCGGGGAAGGCGGCGCAAACGTGATGTCCTCCGACTACTGGGACGCCCTCGGCCTGGTGCGTACAGAAGAGCTGCTACAGGCTGGCCGCTATTACGGTCTGGATGCACAGTACTTCACGTCGATGACGGACTACGGCTTTTCGAAGTCTCTCGATGAAGCGTTGGGACAGTGGGGACACGACAAGGTTCTGGAACAGGCGGTGCGTGTTGTCCGCACCGTGCGCCCGCTCGTCGTTTGTTCCGTCTTTGTAGGCGGCCCAACCGATGGACATGGACAGCACGCAACCGCCGGTCTGATGGCGCAGGAGGTCTTTAAGGCCGCCGGCGATCCAACGAAGTTCCCAGAGCAGATCAAGGAAGGCCTGTTGCCCTGGTCCCCGGTGAAGACATACGCCCGCGCTCCCTTCTTCCGCGTTTCAGAGAAGGGAATGTACGACTATGCCAACCACACCTGGGGTCCGGTTGGAGTCACGAATCACATCACAGGTAAGTGGGAAGAGGGGCGGCCCTCGGTCACGGTCAGCATTCCGGCCGGAAGCTTTGACCCGGTGATCGGCGAGACCTACTCCCAGGTATCCCGTGAGGGCCTCGGATATCAGCGCTCGCAGAACGGCGGACAAAGCGTGCCCTTGCCAGGCTCGCAGATGAGCGACTATCACCGCTTCGGATCGGTACTCAACTCTCCCGCGAAGGAAGAGACCTTCTTCGACGGTATCGACGTTTCGCTAGCGGGGATTGCAGATCTCGCAGGATCGAAGCCT
This genomic window from Terriglobus albidus contains:
- a CDS encoding TonB-dependent receptor, translating into MSSFVTVVPAFSNIFSRTVLIRLLLPLCLLLGAVHAHAQLDNGSITGTVRDASGAVIPSASVTIRNIATGVTTTLITNQDGVYQALALIPGTYEVEVASPGFGNSKQTGIDVHVKTRAQVDFELKAGSQNDTVEVSAEVLGLQTQSADVGNVVSTTQINDLPLNARRYADLALLEPGIFKNPAVANSAPDRFSSNGNLETQNYFALDGVDNNSGSTNLQEGSVQNVQPPPDAIQEFRLQTRTYSVEFGTSAGAVVNASTKSGTNAFHGSAWEYARNSVFDANSWANNHATPKVAKGNFSQNQFGGTIGGPIRHDRLFFFGDYQGLRSTQQTTVLSVVPSAAMKSGDLSEVAAYNPTGTLPGQIGCIVLKVVNPNCIDPVARRVLALLPDPNNIQSLNNRWDGSSNYRFSYQLPQQVNSFDTRIDQKISERHSIFGRYSFLDQHRQDPPWTSNPTVGNGGFATDYKIRNQGLALGWTTVFSSSAVNQARFGWSRDSAHSDPIGLTLGASAAGDVGLSGVPVSSYAAGLPPMSISGGFRRIGVDLYRPQFQAAQVYQFLDTFTKLKGNHSLMFGYEYHRNTSTFLDLQAPQGYMGFSGLFTNSNGFGFADFLLGNVNQTIYNSALVVHNFLYGNSFFGQDTWRATRNLTITYGTRYELYSPMLNRTNQLSNFNTANGGSLAVASSGGWAQRALINPDKNNFAPRVGFSYQATDKIVLRGGYGVFYQYINRIGSESQLAQNQPFLKFVNDSRTISGSSPVFFLRNGFPGATYANATTPLYIQKTNWQDPNQRTSYVQQMSFGPQIQLPSNMVLETIWVGNFGHKMNRLRNANQGLITGYTGSTPNVVFPYANLNSGTLHAFLEQATNDGNTNYHGLVASLRRPMKNGLAYQFSYTWAHAFSDYADNLTAGSTPQNAYDYAHEYSQSPFDQRHRFVANAQWKLPIGRNGLVLNNGSTASKLVGGWQLNAIVTMEAGNPFNVTATDFTQTGSNHAMYANCLSDGFAGASRDRMAITNAAVLTTNGRYLNPAAFAQPANGTFGTCRPRPYAGPGRHNEDLSLFKQFEFTDARKLELRFEFFNAFNHPNLAAPGTSVATPNTFGKISSVVNNARQVQMAAKFYF
- a CDS encoding carbohydrate kinase family protein, which codes for MSNTSRKTRTGAAKKFDLVIFGEFFSDMIFYQLRNQPRFGEEVKTDSFLIAPGGGLARAAIAASRLGSATGIVTRVGTDAASLPTWNALMAEGLDVSACEINKDYATALTVSMAYRSNRMMVTHDPINQRLEDLLSSSAVQQKLHRARHVHFACALRRPKQWIPVLKQLREAGITVSADFGWNPDLSPSQIHSIVRHCEFIFPNENEAKAITGAGDAVRALEKLQEWVRVPVIKLGRRGAMLMADGKIYREPALPIAVVDATGAGDAFDGGFLHAFLHGSDWADCLRAGNICGSLSSAYPGGSHGLPDPKEFRHYMAQGSGRSGRVRARSR